Below is a window of Comamonadaceae bacterium M7527 DNA.
TCTGGTATTCAAAAAGGTGTTGCGGTGTTTCACAACAAATTTGGCGAGGGCAAAGTACTGGCCATTGAAGGCCAGGGCGACGACGCCCGCGCTCAAGTTGCGTTTAGTCGCCACGGCACCAAGTGGCTGGCGTTGTCGGTGGCGAAGTTGACAGTGGTTTAGGCGCTGTCTAGGCCTTGGTATCCACCAGGTGCGTACCTTCAAAACTGTCTTGGTAAGTGAAGTAGATAGACGCAAAAAACATGGCTGCCATCACCATGGTGGCTGGCATGAGCAGCATGTTGATGACGGCTGCGCCGCCTAGCATGCCAGCCAATAGCGTAATGACCACGCCGGCGCCAGTGATCACGGCCATCCAGGTCAGCATGAACATCAGCATGGCGCCCTTGTTGCGCCAGCAGGCCATGGCACTGAAGAACAAGCTTTTACCTGGTGTGACGTCATGCCAGAATACCAATGCAGGCGCATGCCAAAACACGGCGGCCATGGGCAAGTACAACAACAGGGCCACCCACAGTGCGCTGATAAAACGACCGTCTGCCACCATGTCTTCGGTCAGTGGTGCGCCCATGAGGTACACGCCTGAAAACTGACCGCCGTCAATGAGCATGGTCACGCCAATAACCGCCAAAAATGCAGCGGTATACAACACGCCCAATTGCAGCATGGCGCTGCGCTTGGCCGCACCGGCCGTGAAGGCCGCGATCAGGGTGACAGGGAGCGGAAAAGAGCCGGTAGAAGCCAAACGGGCCGCGTTGATCAGGCCAAGACTGGCCGCTGGCAAGATGATCAGCGACAAGGCGGTGCCCAATAGCGGCACTATAGACAGCACAGACACCACGCCTATAAACAAAAAAAACAAGCCACCCAGGGCCAGCGGCTGGCGAATAAAGGTTTTAACACCCAAGCGCACCCACTGGACGCCTTGGCTGGACGGAACAATATGCAGTTTCATGATGTCGATTGTGCTTTAAGCAGCCACCGCCTCGCCCGGTGGCATGGCTTGGGCCAGCAGCGCCAAGGGCTTTGCGGCGCGAGCGCGCACAATGCGTTCAAAGTGGGCGGGGTCGTGGGGCTTGAGCATGCTGGCCTCGCGGGGCAAGTAAAAATCCCACAAGCGTGATATCCAAAACCGCAGCCCGGCCGCACGCAGCATGGGGTTTAGCAGCTCGCGCTCGGCGCTTGTCAAGGGGCGCACGGCCTGATAAGCGTCTAGCAGCGCCTGTACCCTTTGCAAATCCCACTCGCCGGTGTCCAGGTGCGTGGCCCAGTCGTTAAGACACACGCTCAGATCAAACAGCCAAGAATCCACACCCGCAAAGTAAAAGTCAAACACGCCTGTGAGGGTGTCGCCCTCAAACATCACGTTATCCCTGAACAGGTCAGCATGCACAGGGCCACGGGGCAGGGCGGCGTAGGCACTGCTAGCTGCCACATGGTTTTGCAAGGCTAGTTCTTGCAATAGCAGTGCACGCTGCGGCTCAGTGGTGTGCGGCAGCACGGTGGGCACGGTGTCGTTCCACCAGCTCAAGCCGCGTAAATTAGGCTGCGCCATATCAAACGACTGGCTTGCCAAGTGCATGCGAGCCAGGGTATTGCCAAGCTCGGCGCAGTGCACCGCTTGGGGGGCGAGTTGGCTGGTGCCTGCTAGTTTGTTAACGACGGCTGCGGGTTTGCCTGCCACGGTATGCACAATACCGCCGCTGTCATTGGCTTTGGGGTTTGGCACCGCAATGCCTTGGGCGGCCAAATGCTGCATCAGCGACAGGTAAAACGGCAGCTGTTCAGCGCTCAAGCGTTCGAACAGTGTGAGCACATAGGTTTGCGCTGGCTGGCCGTCTTGGCTGGCGCTAACGAAGTAGTTGGTGTTCTCAATACCGCCTTTGATACCGTCCAGCGCCGTGACCTCACCCAAGCCTAGGGTGCTGAGTAAGTCTTGCGCCTGTTCGGGGCTAACCTCTGTAAATACCGCCATGCTGGACTTGGGCCTAAAAGTAGATGTAAGTGAGCAACGTTGGATTGTAGGGCTTACGCATAATGTCACCCATGACTACACCGCTTGATGCTCCACAAAAAACACTTGTTCTGGTAGATGGCTCCAGCTATTTGTACCGCGCCTTTCATGCCATGCCTGATCTGCGGGTAGACCGTTCAGACCCCAATAGCGCGCCTACTGGTGCGGTGCGCGGCATGATCAACATGATGCAGTCACTGGCCAAAGAGGTGCAGTCGGACTATGCCGTGTGCGTCTTTGATGCCTCAGGCCCCACCTTCAGAGACGAAATTTACCCCGATTACAAAGCCCAGCGCGCGCCCATGCCAGACGACTTGCGCGCGCAAATTGAGCCCATTCACGAGGTTGTCAAGCTCATGGGCTGGCCAGTAATGGCTGTCAAGGGCGTGGAGGCAGACGACGTCATAGGCACGTTGGCCAAGCGCGGCGCCGAGCAGGGCTATAACGTCGTCATCTCCAGTGGTGACAAAGACTTAAGCCAGCTGGTAGAAGCCAACATCGTGGTGGTGGACACCATGAACGGTAAGCGCCGCGACGTCGCGGGGGTGACCGCAGAGTTTGGCGTGCCGCCTGAGCTGATGATTGACTTTCAAACCCTTGTGGGCGACACCGTAGACAACGTGCCTGGTGTGGCCAAGGTAGGCCCTAAAACTGCTGCCAAATGGTTGGTGGAGTATGGCTCTCTGGAAAATCTATTGGCCAATGCCCAGGCCATCAAAGGCGTGGCTGGCCAAAACCTGCGGGACGCTGTGAGCTGGCTACCGACTGGCCGCTCACTGGTCACCATCAAGACGGACTGTGACCTCGCTGCGCAGGTGAGCACTTGGCCCAATCTAGAGGGCTTGTCCAAACAGCCGCCCAACGCTGATAGCTTGAATGCCTTTTATGCGCGCATGGGTTTTAAAAGCCTCATGAACAAAGGCACGGTGGCGCAAACGCCCAAAACCGCAAAGGCAGCCAACAGCAAAGGGGCGTCCGGTTCATTGTTCGACGATGCGCCCAGCGGTGATGGCGAAGTGCCTGCAACTGACGACCAAGCCCGGGCCAACTCCAGTGTGAACGGCTCTGTGAACTACACCACGGTTGTGACAGCCGAGGCTTTGCAAGAGTGGGTTAACAAGGTCATGGCAGCGCCGCTGACGGCCATTGATACAGAGACCAATGCGCTAGACCCCATGAGCGCTGCGCTGGTAGGCATCAGCCTGTGCACCGCGCCTGGCGAGGCGGCCTACATTCCTGTTGGACACAACTACCCGGACGCACCAGCCCAGCTGCCGCTAGACCAAGTGCTGGCTGCGCTAAAGCCCTGGCTGGAAAGTCCAGACCACGCCAAGCTAGGGCAGCATGTAAAGTTTGACCGCCACATACTGGCCAACTGCGGCATCCACGTGCGCGGCTACGCGCACGACACCATGTTGCAAAGCTATGTGCTGGAGGTGCACAAGCCGCACAGCCTGGAGAGTCTGGCCAAGCGTCACGTGGGGCGTGTGGGTTTGAGCTTTGAAGACCTGTGTGGCAAAGGCGTGAACCAAATCACCATGGCGCAAGTAGAGGTGGACAAGGCCAGTCAGCGCTTGCGAAGATGTGGATATGTGTCTGGACGTGCACTTGCATTTGTTCCCCAAGCTGCGCAGCTTCGCGGGCCTCAAGCGTATTTACGAGCTGGAGATGGCCAGCAGCGAAGCGCTTTACCGCGTAGAGCGCAACGGTGTGCTGATTGACGCGCCCACGTTGGCCAAACAAAGCAACGACTTGGGTGCACGCATTGTGGCGCTTGAAGCCAAAGCGCACGAGCTGGCCGACCAGCCTTTCAACCTGGGTTCACCCAAACAAATAGGCGAGATTTTCTTCACCAAGCTGGGCCTGCCTGTGGTGAAAAAAACCGCTACCGGTGCGCCCAGCACCGACGAAGAAGTGCTGGAGCGGCTGGCTGCAGACTACCCGCTGCCTGCGTGCATTCTGGAGTACCGCGGCCTTGCCAAACTCAAAAGCACCTACACCGACAAACTGGCGGGGTTGGCCAACGCCAAGACTGGGCGCGTACACACCCACTACGCACAGGCGGTGGCGGTAACGGGGCGCTTGTCTAGCAACGAGCCCAACCTGCAAAACATCCCTGTGCGAACCGAAGAGGGCAGGCGCGTGCGTGAAGCCTTTGTGGCGCCGGCTGGGCGCATGATCGCCAGCGCCGACTATTCCCAAATTGAGCTGCGCATCATGGCTCACCTCAGTGAAGACCAGGCCTTGATTCGTGCGTTTAGAGAGGGCCTGGATGTTCACCGCGCCACCGCGGCCGAAATTTTCAACGCTGGGCTTGACCAAGTCACCTCTGAGCAACGCCGCTACGCCAAGGTTATCAACTTTGGCCTCATTTACGGCATGAGTGCTTACGGCTTGGCCAAAAACTTGGGCATAGACAACACCGCGGCTAAAAACTACATACAGACTTACTTTGAGCGTTACCCTGGCGTGAAGCAATACATGGAAGAGACCCGGGAGCAGGCCAAAGCGCAGGGCTTTGTTGAAACCGTATTTGGGCGTCGTTTGTATCTGCCAGAAATCAACTCGCCCAATGGCCCGCGCCGCGCCGGTGCCGAGCGCGCCGCTATCAACGCGCCCATGCAAGGCACGGCTGCTGACCTCATAAAAATGAGCATGCTCAAAGTGCAAGAGGCTTTGGACGCCGCTGATAACGGCGTGATCATGATCATGCAAGTGCACGACGAACTGGTGTTTGAGCTGCCTGTTGACCAAGCCGACTGGGTACGCACGCAAGTACCGGCGCTGATGGCCGAGGTGGCCCAGCTGCGCGTGCCCTTGCTGGCCGAGGTGGGCATGGGCGCCAACTGGGAGCAAGCGCATTGACCCCAGCATTGATAGGTGCAACAAATAAGGGCACACTTGCCGGATAAGCCACTTGAACTGTTTTCAACCCATTTGTAGGAGTCATTGTTATGTCTGAATCTGTATCACCTGTTCACAACAGCATCCAAGACGCGCAAGCCTTGCTGGACAAAGCCGTGCCCAGCACACCGCCCACTCGCCGTACCGCCTTGAAAGCCGCTTTGGGCGTGGGCTACGCCGCTGCTGTGCTGCCAGAGTTGGCGCATTCAGCCATTTACACGCCTGGCGATGATTTGGTGCAAGGTGAGGTGATGGTAGACGTTGACGGTTTCAAGATGCCTGTCTACCGCAGCCAACCCAAGGGTGACGGACCATTCCCCGTGGTATTGGTGTTGTCAGAGATCTTTGGGGTGCATGAGCACATTGCAGACATCACACGCCGCTTTGCCAAGTTGGGCTACATGGCTTTGGCGCCTGAGCTGTTTGTTCGTCACGGTGATGCCCAAGGCTACGCCGTGATGGCCGACTTGTTCAAGGAAGTCATCAACAAGGTACGTGATGAGCAAGTCATGACCGACTTGGACGCACTGGTGGATTGGGCCGGACAAAACGGTGGTGACACCAACCGCTTGGGCGTGACAGGCTTTTGCTGGGGTGGACGCCAAGTGTGGCTGTACGCTGCGCATCAGCCTAAAGTGAAGGCCGGCGTGGCTTGGTATGGCCGTTTGGTAGGCAACGTGAGCGAGCGCACGCCCAAGCAGCCTGTGGATGTGGCCGCCAGCTTAAAAGCGCCTGTGCTGGGCTTGTACGGCGGAGCAGACACCGGTATTGGCCTGGACACTGTTGCATTGATGCAAAATAAGCTCAAGGGCGCTGGCAACAACAAGGCGGCTCAGGCCAGTCGCTTTGTGGTGTTTGATAATGCACCACATGCCTTCCATGCTGACTACCGTCCCAGTTACCGCGCTGAAGCGGCCAAAGACGGCTGGGCGCAGTGCTTGCAATGGATGGCAGCCAATGGCGTGAAATAAGCGCCGTCGGCTTTTGCCGACTTTTTTAAGATGAGATGACATGAATTTGGCGTGGATTGTGGCCGGCACGGTAGTGGCCGGTGTGGGCAGCGTGTGGTTGGCTGCTTTTTTAAGCTTTGGTATTTTGGCGAGGTTTACCCGTCACATGCTGAGCTTTGCTGCCGGTGCGTTGCTGGCCACTGCCATGCTCAAACTGCTGCCCGAGGCGCTTGAAACGGGTGTTGGTGTGCACGCCTTGTTTACCGTGCTGCTGGCGGGCATGGTGTTTTTTTTCATGCTGGACAAGGCAGAGCTGTACCACCACGGCCACGAACATGGTGAACACGGCATGGACTTGCACAGCAGCGAGCCGCTGGAACAAAGCCATCACGCGCATCATGCCCACGGACAAAGCCACAGTCATGGCCACAGCCATGCGCACAGCGGCGGGGGCTGGGCGGTGTTGCTGGGCGACAGCATCCATGCATTTGGCGACGGCATTTTGATTGCCTCTGCCTTTATGGCTGACTGGCGCTTGGGCGTGCTTGCCTCCATGGCCGTGTTGGCCCATGAGGTACCCCACCACATGGGTGACTTGGTGGTGCTGCGCAACTCCACCAAGGGCAATGCGCAGGCCGCGTTAGTCAAGGTATCCATGGCTGGCACTGTGACCGCTTTGGGCGGCATTGTGGGCTATTTTTTGCTGGCGCAGTTTGCCAGTGTATTGCCTTACTTTCTGGTGGTTGCTGCCAGTAGCTTTATGTACGTGGCGCTGGCCGACCTCATTCCACAGCTGCAACGCCACGTCAGTTTGCGTGACTCCGCAGGCCAGTTGGTGTGGCTGGCAGCTGGCATCTTGCTGGTGTTGGCCGTGGGCGCGTTCTCGCACCACTCGCACTAAGCGTCGCGAGTTGCCCTTGGTGGCTTGTTGTTAGCCAGTCCCGCGCGTTTGGCCGCTGCTCTGGCCAAGGCGGCTTCAATAACGGCGCGTTTGTTGTCCAGCACTGCCGCATCGGTGTGTTGGCTGGCCGCGCCGACGTCTGCCAGCTTTAGCTTGGCTTTGGCTTCCAGACGGTCATCATGCTCTGTTTGTTCTCGGGCCAGGCGCGCGCCGCGTTGGGTGTAGCGCAGCAAGGCGGTGTCGGCCTGCTGCTGGCTCCAAGCTTGCCAGCCTGTCGCATCGCCGCTGACGCTGTCAAGGCTGATGCAGTCTACCGGGCAGGCTGGAATGCACAACTCGCAGCCTGTGCAGTCGGCCTCTATAACTGTGTGCATGGCCTTGTTGGTGCCAACAATGGCATCGACTGGGCAGGCTTTGATGCACAGGGTACAGCCTATGCACCACGCCTCATCAATAATTGCCACCGTCACCGGGCCCTCAAAACCGTTGGCCTCGTTCAGTGGGCTTATGGCTTGACCGGTAATGGCGGCCAGGCGCTCAACGCCTTCAGCGCCGCCTGGCGGGCATTGGTTAATGGCCGCGTCGCCACTGGCAATGGCTTGCGCGTAAGACATGCAGTCCGGATAGTCGCAGCGCGTGCACTGCGTTTGCGGCAGTGCCTTGTGAATGCGGGCAACCAGATCTTGCATGTCTTGTCATGACCCCTGTCTTAAGCTGCTTGACCCGTTGCGCGTTTGCGCGCTGGTGCTGCTTTGGTTGGGGCTTTTGTGGCCATTGTCTTTCGAGTAGCGGCTTTGGGCGCAGCTGTTGTCTTGGCAGCAGGCTTGGCCACTGCCTTTTTGGCAACGGCTGGCTTGCTCGTGGCTTTGGCAACGGGCTTGGCGATGGGTGTGGCGTGACCACGGCCTACAGCAAGCTTGCCTTGGGCTTTTTTGATGAAGGCTTCAACCTCTGGGTACACCATGTTGCGCCAGCGGCTGCCGCTGAAAATACCGTAGTGGCCTGCACCCTTGACTTCCATGTGGCGACGTTGTTTGGCATCAATGCCAGAGCACAAGTCTTGCGCAGCTTGGGTTTGGCCTGATCCAGAAATATCGTCTAGCTCGCCTTCAATGGTGAACAAGGCGCAGCCTTTGATGTCGGCAGGGCGCACACGCTCCAGCTTGCCCTCGGTGTTGGCCACATCCCATGTGCCCTCTACCAGGCTGAACGCCTGGAACACCACCTTGATGGTCTCCAGGTAGTAGTCAGCGTCCATGTCCAGTACGGCGTTGTACTCGTCGTAAAACTTGCGGTGTGCTTCTGCGCCGGTGTCGTCCCCTTGCATGAGTTGCTCAAAGAAGTCGTAGTGACTTTGTGCGTGGCGGTCGGGGTTCATGGCCACAAAACCGGTGTGCTGCAAAAAGCCGGGGTATACCAAACGGCCCGCACCTGGAAAGGTGGGGGGCACGCGATAAATCACGTTGTTTTCAAACCAAGCCAAGTCACGGTTGGTTGCCAGTGTGTTGACAGCGGTAGGACTGCGACGCGCATCAATGGGGCCGCCCATCATGGTCATGGACAGTGGCAGCTTTTCACCGCGTGAGGCCATGAGCGACACGGCCGCCAACACTGGGACTGTGGGCTGGCAAACGCTCATGACGTGGCAGTCGCCGTATTGGTCTTGCAAGTCACGTATGAACTCTTGCACGTAGTTGATGTAGTCGCTGAGGTGAAACTCACCGTCTTCAAGCGGCACCAAGCGGGCATTGCGCCAGTCGGTGATAAATACTTTGTGGCTTTGCAACATGGACTTGACGGTGTCGCGCAGCAGCGTGGCGTAGTGGCCAGACAGTGGGGCAACTATCAGCACCACAGGCTGCTTGACCATGGTGGACAAAGTGGTCTCGTTGTCACTGAAGCGCTTGAAGCGGCGCAGCTCACAAAAGGGCTTGTTTTTGACCACGCGTTCGCTGATGGCGACTTCAACGCCGTCCACTTCAACGGTTTGGATACCAAACGTGGGTTTTTCGTAGTCTTTACCCAGGCGGTACAGCAACTCGTAGCCGGCGGCCATGCGATGGGCCATGGGTGTTGAGCTTAGTGGAGAAGTAGGGTTGGCGTACAACTTGGCAGTCGCTTGGGCAAACTCTGCAAACGGCTCCATCAGGGCACGTTGTGCGTCGTAAATTTGGTAAAGCATGCGGACCTCTCAATAAAAAATGCTGCAGTGCAATATAACAGCATGTACCCTCATGTGGCTACTTGCTGATGCACATCTGCAGCATTTGTGTGACGTTGCCGTCACTTGGCGCGAAAATGACGCTTTAGGCTTACAAAACGGCTGCAATAGACTTGCATACGTGATCAATGTTGCCGCTGTTGATAGCGGCTACACACATGCGCCCTGTGTCTGTGCCGTACACGCCAAATTCGTTGCGCAGGCGCACCATTTGGTCTTTGCTCAGGCCAGAGTAGCTGAACATGCCAATCTGGGTGGTGATGAAGCTCATGTCCTGTGTCACACCTGCGGCCTTTAAGCCGTCTACCAGTTGCTGGCGCGTGGCCTTGATGCGCTCACGCATCTCGCCCAGCTCTTGCTCCCACAGTTCGCGAAGCTCTGGTGTACCCAGTACAGTGGCCACTGCCGCGCCACCGTGTGTTGGCGGGTTGGAGTAGTTGGTACGAATGGTGATCTTGAGCTGGCTCAACACGCGGTCGGCTTCTGGCTTGTCTGTGCACAACACGCTTAGCGCGCCAACGCGCTCGCCGTACAGGCTAAAGCTTTTTGAGAAAGAGGTTGACACAAAGAAGGTGAGTCCGGCGTTCACAAATTGCTGGATAACGGCGCCGTCTTGTGCAATGCCATAGCCAAAGCCTTGGTAGGCCATGTCCAAAAAGGCGACCAAGTCGCGGCTCTTGACGGTCTCAACCACTTGCGCCCACTGGGCGGGGGTGATGTCATAGCCCGTTGGGTTGTGGCAGCAAGCGTGCAGCACCACTACAGTGCCTGCCTCAGCCGCGTTGAGTGCCGCCAACATGCCGTCAAAGTTCACGCCGCGTTTGGCCGCATCGTAGTAGGGGTAGCTCTGTACGGTAAAGCCCGCAGCGGTAAACAAAGCGCGGTGGTTTTCCCAGCTGGGGTCGCTGATGAGTACCTTGGCGGTGGGGTTTAAGCGCTTCAAAAAGTCAGCACCCACCTTTAGGCCACCGGTACCACCAATGGCTTGAATGGTTGCCACACGACCGCTTTGCACAGGCTCGCTGTCCTGGCCGAACACCAGGCCTTTGACGGCGCCGTCATAGGCAGCAATGCCGTCAATAGGCAAGTAGCCTCGTGGTTTAGGCGTCGCCATCATTTGTGTTTCAGCAGCTTGCACGCACTTGAGCAGGGGTAGCTTGCCGTTGTCGTCGTAGTACACGCCCACACCCAAGTTCACTTTGTTGGGGTTGGTGTCGGTAGCATATTGCTCGTTCAAGCCCAAAATTGGATCGCGGGGTGCCATTTCAACGGCGGAAAACATGGACATGTGGCGGTACCTGTGAAAAGTAGACAAAACAAGAGATAAGCCTTCTATTTTAGGCTGCAAATGTGGTGTGTGGACAACGTTTTAAGCGGTTCTGGCGTCTGAAGCCGTGATGAATTGAACGCCCGCGACTTTGTGCGAATGCGCGCATTCAAGTGGTCAACACGTGACAGGTTTGGCAGACATGCAAAACCCCGGCCACAATAGCCGGTTGCCCGAACACGACTCAAATAGCGACTAAAACCATGTCCAAGCGCCCCGATACCTCAGCTGTTGAACAAGTGATTGCCTTGGCCAGTCGTACCGCTGCTGTGCAGGCTGGCGTGGGCGTGCAGGCGTCTAGCAGCAACGCCCAAAACCAGTCTGCTGCTGATGCACAGCACGCAGCCGGCGAATTTGTGCGCTTTGAAGGTTCACCCTTTGAGCTGTTTCAGCCATTCCCACCAGCGGGCGACCAGCCCGCGGCCATTGCGCAGCTGGTCGATGGTCTTGAAAACGGTGAGTCGTTTCAAACCCTGTTGGGTGTAACGGGCTCTGGCAAGACTTACACCATGGCCCAGACCATTGCGCGAATGGGCCGTCCGGCCATTGTGTACGCGCCCAACAAAACCCTGGCCGCACAGCTCTATGCAGAGTTCAGGGAGTTCTTTCCACACAATGCGGTGGAGTACTTTGTGAGCTATTACGACTATTACCAGCCAGAGGCCTACGTGCCGCAGCGGGATTTGTTCATTGAGAAAGACTCGTCTATCAACGAGCACATTGAGCAAATGCGGCTGAGCTGTACCAAAAGCATATTGGAGCGCCGCGACGTGGTCGTTGTGGCCACGGTGTCTGCCATTTACGGCATTGGCAAGCCAGAGAGCTACCACCAAATGGTGATGACGCTGCGCGTGGGTGATGAGGCAGGGCAGCGAGACGTGATTGCGCAACTGGTGCGCATGCAATACCAGCGCAACGACGTGGACTTTTCGCGCGGTACCTTTCGCGTGCGCGGTGACACCATTGACGTGTTTCCGGCTGAGCACTCCGAGTTGGCCATCCGTATCGAGCTGTTCGACGATGAGGTGGAGACGCTACAGCTGTTTGACCCGCTAACAGGCCGCGTACGCCAAAAGATTCCGCGCTTTACCGTTTACCCCAGCAGCCACTATGTGACGCCCCGTGAGCAAGTGCTCAGCGCGGTAGAGCTGATAAAGGACGAGTTGCGCGAGCGCTTGGCCGAACTGGTGGGTATGAACAAACTGGTAGAGGCGCAGCGCCTTGAGCAGCGCACCCGGTTTGACCTGGAAATGCTCACGGAAGTGGGACTGCAAAGGCATTGAGAACTACTCACGTCACTTGAGTGGTGCGAAAGCCGGTGAGCCGCCAGCCACGCTAACCGATTATTTGCCTAAAGACGCATTGATGTTTTTGGACGAAAGCCACGTGCTGACCGGTCAATTTGGTGGCATGTACAACGGCGACAGGGCACGCAAGACCACGCTGGTGGAGTATGGCTTCAGGTTGCCCTCGGCGTTGGACAACCGCCCGCTGAAATTTGAAGAGTTTCAGGCGCGCATGCGCCAAACGGTTTTTGTGTCAGCCACGCCTGGCGACTATGAGAAGCAGCACTCTGGCCAAATTGTCGAGCAAGTGGTGCGCCCCACAGGCCTCATAGACCCCATCGTGCATGTGCGCCCAGCCACCACCCAGGTGGACGACGTGTTGCAAGAAATCAGGCAACGCGTAGAGGTGAACGAGCGCGTCATCATCACCACGCTGACCAAGCGCATGGCCGAGCAGCTGACCGACTACCTGACAGAGAACGGTGTGAAAGTGCGCTACTTGCACAGTGATGTAGATACCGTAGAGCGTGTTGAAATTTTGCGCGACTTGCGCCTTGGCGAGTTTGACGTGCTGGTGGGCATTAACTTGCTGCGCGAAGGCATTGACATACCCGAGGTGTCCTTGGTGGCCATTCTGGACGCCGACAAGGAAGGCTTCTTGCGATCAGAGCGCTCACTGATACAAACCATAGGCCGTGCCGCCCGTAACGTCAACGGTGTGGCCATTTTGTACGCCGACAAAGTCACTGACTCCATGCGTCGCGCCATGGATGAGACGGCACGCCGCCGCACCAAGCAAGAGATGCACAACCTAGAGCACGGCATCACACCGCGCACGGTTATCAAGCGCATCAAAGACCTGATAGACGGTGTGTACAGCGAAAAGTCAGGCCAAGAGGCCGAGAAGCTAGAGCGCGACTCCATGCGCCGCGCCGAGCTGGAGGCCATGAGTGAGAAAGACATTGCCCGCGAAATCAAGCGTCTGGACAAGCTGATGCTGGAGCATGCCAAGAACCTTGACTTTGAAAAAGCCGCTCAGATGCGCGACCAGCTGTCCATGCTGCGCGAACAGGCGTTTGGTGCCACGGGCACCGACAATATCGCGGTGTTAACGCCCAAAAGTTGATGCGCTCACGCGCCGTGCAGGTGATTGTTCGCTGCAAGCATTAGGCAACTGCCCGCCCAAATTGTCTATTTATTGATAAATAAGTGACATTTAATTCGACAAAAGCATAAAACCCATGTCTAAAACATTGTTTGTCGTGGACAAATAATGTTTGTTGGCGTACAATCCCTACGAAATCACTGGGACATTCTGGTATACTCGACAAAAATAGTCGGGTAGTGCCCATCCCCCGGATGGTTTAGTTGAACAAAGCCGCATTGGCGGCAGTGTTCAAGGCCACAGACTTGGCAACAAGTCCAACCCCAACCAAGGAGTTTGTTATGCGTCTCACCACCAAAGGCCGTTTTGCTGTTACCGCCATGATTGATTTGGCTTTGCGCCAAAACACAGGTCCCGTCACATTGGCTGCTATCAGCCAGCGTCAACAAATTTCTTTGTCTTACCTAGAGCAGTTGTTCGGTAAGTTGCGTCGCCACCAACTGGTGGAGTCCACCCGTGGCCCAGGCGGCGGTTACACATTGGCGCGCAAAGCCGCCGAAATCACCGTGGCAGACATCATCGTGTCTGTTGATGAACCCATTGACGCCACACACTGCGGCGGCAAAGAAAACTGCATGGGCGA
It encodes the following:
- a CDS encoding homoserine kinase yields the protein MAVFTEVSPEQAQDLLSTLGLGEVTALDGIKGGIENTNYFVSASQDGQPAQTYVLTLFERLSAEQLPFYLSLMQHLAAQGIAVPNPKANDSGGIVHTVAGKPAAVVNKLAGTSQLAPQAVHCAELGNTLARMHLASQSFDMAQPNLRGLSWWNDTVPTVLPHTTEPQRALLLQELALQNHVAASSAYAALPRGPVHADLFRDNVMFEGDTLTGVFDFYFAGVDSWLFDLSVCLNDWATHLDTGEWDLQRVQALLDAYQAVRPLTSAERELLNPMLRAAGLRFWISRLWDFYLPREASMLKPHDPAHFERIVRARAAKPLALLAQAMPPGEAVAA
- a CDS encoding ZIP family metal transporter; translated protein: MNLAWIVAGTVVAGVGSVWLAAFLSFGILARFTRHMLSFAAGALLATAMLKLLPEALETGVGVHALFTVLLAGMVFFFMLDKAELYHHGHEHGEHGMDLHSSEPLEQSHHAHHAHGQSHSHGHSHAHSGGGWAVLLGDSIHAFGDGILIASAFMADWRLGVLASMAVLAHEVPHHMGDLVVLRNSTKGNAQAALVKVSMAGTVTALGGIVGYFLLAQFASVLPYFLVVAASSFMYVALADLIPQLQRHVSLRDSAGQLVWLAAGILLVLAVGAFSHHSH
- the rsxB gene encoding electron transport complex subunit RsxB, with amino-acid sequence MQDLVARIHKALPQTQCTRCDYPDCMSYAQAIASGDAAINQCPPGGAEGVERLAAITGQAISPLNEANGFEGPVTVAIIDEAWCIGCTLCIKACPVDAIVGTNKAMHTVIEADCTGCELCIPACPVDCISLDSVSGDATGWQAWSQQQADTALLRYTQRGARLAREQTEHDDRLEAKAKLKLADVGAASQHTDAAVLDNKRAVIEAALARAAAKRAGLANNKPPRATRDA
- a CDS encoding aspartate/tyrosine/aromatic aminotransferase — protein: MSMFSAVEMAPRDPILGLNEQYATDTNPNKVNLGVGVYYDDNGKLPLLKCVQAAETQMMATPKPRGYLPIDGIAAYDGAVKGLVFGQDSEPVQSGRVATIQAIGGTGGLKVGADFLKRLNPTAKVLISDPSWENHRALFTAAGFTVQSYPYYDAAKRGVNFDGMLAALNAAEAGTVVVLHACCHNPTGYDITPAQWAQVVETVKSRDLVAFLDMAYQGFGYGIAQDGAVIQQFVNAGLTFFVSTSFSKSFSLYGERVGALSVLCTDKPEADRVLSQLKITIRTNYSNPPTHGGAAVATVLGTPELRELWEQELGEMRERIKATRQQLVDGLKAAGVTQDMSFITTQIGMFSYSGLSKDQMVRLRNEFGVYGTDTGRMCVAAINSGNIDHVCKSIAAVL
- a CDS encoding dienelactone hydrolase family protein, translating into MSESVSPVHNSIQDAQALLDKAVPSTPPTRRTALKAALGVGYAAAVLPELAHSAIYTPGDDLVQGEVMVDVDGFKMPVYRSQPKGDGPFPVVLVLSEIFGVHEHIADITRRFAKLGYMALAPELFVRHGDAQGYAVMADLFKEVINKVRDEQVMTDLDALVDWAGQNGGDTNRLGVTGFCWGGRQVWLYAAHQPKVKAGVAWYGRLVGNVSERTPKQPVDVAASLKAPVLGLYGGADTGIGLDTVALMQNKLKGAGNNKAAQASRFVVFDNAPHAFHADYRPSYRAEAAKDGWAQCLQWMAANGVK
- the iscR gene encoding Fe-S cluster assembly transcriptional regulator IscR; translated protein: MRLTTKGRFAVTAMIDLALRQNTGPVTLAAISQRQQISLSYLEQLFGKLRRHQLVESTRGPGGGYTLARKAAEITVADIIVSVDEPIDATHCGGKENCMGEGSRCMTHELWASLNERMVDFLDSVNLQKLVDDQVAKGVVIEQAPMIKRAISSTPVVKPLRVNAPNSVFALGASLANS
- the phaZ gene encoding polyhydroxyalkanoate depolymerase, giving the protein MLYQIYDAQRALMEPFAEFAQATAKLYANPTSPLSSTPMAHRMAAGYELLYRLGKDYEKPTFGIQTVEVDGVEVAISERVVKNKPFCELRRFKRFSDNETTLSTMVKQPVVLIVAPLSGHYATLLRDTVKSMLQSHKVFITDWRNARLVPLEDGEFHLSDYINYVQEFIRDLQDQYGDCHVMSVCQPTVPVLAAVSLMASRGEKLPLSMTMMGGPIDARRSPTAVNTLATNRDLAWFENNVIYRVPPTFPGAGRLVYPGFLQHTGFVAMNPDRHAQSHYDFFEQLMQGDDTGAEAHRKFYDEYNAVLDMDADYYLETIKVVFQAFSLVEGTWDVANTEGKLERVRPADIKGCALFTIEGELDDISGSGQTQAAQDLCSGIDAKQRRHMEVKGAGHYGIFSGSRWRNMVYPEVEAFIKKAQGKLAVGRGHATPIAKPVAKATSKPAVAKKAVAKPAAKTTAAPKAATRKTMATKAPTKAAPARKRATGQAA